One Brachyspira suanatina DNA segment encodes these proteins:
- a CDS encoding nicotinamidase codes for MSVKIPYEKIINEDFIGKEVNPINQQDIYKMALEYSNEVIKEFEDESINLLIVDPQRDFIDMEKGALPVKGAVNDMKNIIRFIYDNMERLSSIYVTLDTHRYDSIFHSIMWNDFNDKPVAPFTEITLEKILNDEIIPVYDEEIQINYVKSLKEKNAQNLMIWPYHCIYATDGWLIDKQLDNILLFFEASRRVYINKILKGQDSFSEMYGVIRPEVPTEYTKNYDTSWVYDIANADKIYICGEAKDYCVYESVKQFCEIYNNDKSVTETINIMMNCSSAIGDNKVCEQKYEELSSKYGIKLLNI; via the coding sequence ATGTCAGTTAAAATACCGTATGAAAAAATAATAAATGAGGATTTTATAGGAAAGGAAGTTAATCCTATTAATCAGCAGGATATTTATAAAATGGCTTTAGAATACAGCAATGAAGTTATTAAAGAGTTTGAAGATGAAAGCATTAATCTTCTTATAGTAGATCCTCAAAGAGATTTTATAGATATGGAGAAAGGTGCTTTGCCTGTGAAAGGTGCTGTTAATGATATGAAAAATATAATAAGATTCATATATGACAATATGGAAAGGCTTTCAAGCATATATGTTACTTTGGATACTCACAGATATGATTCTATATTTCATTCTATTATGTGGAATGATTTTAATGATAAGCCTGTTGCTCCGTTTACAGAAATAACTTTAGAAAAAATTTTGAATGATGAGATAATACCTGTTTATGATGAGGAGATACAAATTAATTATGTGAAGTCCTTAAAAGAAAAGAATGCTCAAAATTTGATGATATGGCCTTATCATTGTATATATGCCACAGACGGCTGGCTTATAGATAAACAGCTTGATAATATTCTTCTATTCTTTGAAGCTTCAAGAAGAGTTTATATAAACAAAATACTAAAAGGTCAAGACTCATTCAGTGAGATGTATGGTGTAATAAGACCTGAAGTACCTACAGAGTATACAAAAAACTATGATACTTCTTGGGTTTATGATATAGCCAATGCTGATAAGATATATATATGCGGAGAGGCTAAAGATTATTGTGTTTACGAGAGTGTTAAGCAGTTTTGTGAAATATACAATAACGATAAAAGTGTAACAGAAACCATTAATATAATGATGAATTGCAGCAGTGCTATAGGTGATAATAAGGTATGTGAACAAAAATATGAAGAGCTTTCCAGTAAATATGGCATAAAATTACTCAATATTTAA
- a CDS encoding type 1 glutamine amidotransferase domain-containing protein, which translates to MKALIITDNFFEDSELFYPYFRLVEEGIEVDIAALNKGEIKGEYFFKVEAKLDFSEVDPSNYKALIIPGGRAPEAIRGNENVKKIIKYFVDNNLTIGAICHGQQTLISAKVLEGKDATCYIGIRDDLMNAKANYKDEKVVVCGNIITSRCPDDLPYFAKEIIKKLK; encoded by the coding sequence ATGAAAGCATTAATTATAACAGATAATTTTTTTGAGGATTCAGAATTATTTTATCCATACTTCAGACTTGTAGAAGAAGGCATCGAAGTTGATATAGCAGCTTTAAACAAAGGTGAGATTAAAGGTGAATATTTTTTCAAAGTTGAAGCAAAATTAGATTTCTCAGAAGTAGATCCTTCAAATTATAAAGCATTAATAATACCAGGCGGAAGAGCACCTGAAGCCATAAGAGGAAATGAGAATGTAAAGAAAATAATTAAATACTTTGTTGATAATAATCTTACTATAGGAGCTATTTGCCATGGACAGCAAACTTTAATATCAGCAAAAGTATTAGAAGGAAAAGACGCTACTTGCTATATAGGCATAAGAGATGATTTAATGAATGCCAAAGCTAATTATAAAGATGAAAAAGTTGTGGTATGCGGAAATATTATCACTTCAAGATGTCCTGATGATTTGCCGTATTTCGCTAAAGAGATAATAAAGAAATTAAAATAA
- a CDS encoding DUF4132 domain-containing protein, producing MENNISNEEQIRNKFEIIFQYENNKNAFIDYFYGRSNSCPILRNYYGYEAEDIFKFYFDENTKEEDKKALSRYAEAIIKDIYKNQNVHIILRLCTGEDLEKALIESYNNTYERTIYDTKYSKATLVNNEASKYIQIQVNNFYKFSELEAYMPKNFNQYLEKVKNDNKILLNKEPHLLLTILVYMINRDDDKSLIKQLLNYIDSLKINDEETISLLFSIVDKDEEVYKRLMNILNKDNNMIYFLVNIYKDMTRTIKLYKRLFKSYSEDKGYYYYTQKLIPEYLETCSFPKECILLNTIVNNNTIFISYLTVEAKKLYDEDKETFYKLYEIIEKSKLENLYLDYAMLSSIMLANGDNKYNIDTNSIVETLKTMCVELLKIREPVLLKMMDPIKNFDNIISKSLKYVKEEPYGNHSHYLSAIMSFDGINDEASEITTKLLKHYGIYGKISIYVSIQEIFYNRNILEAKEKLVNDKKVPLKDIYLSLLDSKDNIITLIKNNVEETKTIMEEKSFITSITANISGTISFINCIFNDELKELIDNKFDFIFKVIDTAKSKEIKKYCVSVINNNESIVRSEVEKLANEGKDASRTVYKEIIKYWDLQKFDDDFQFTSVEEIESHLNKYYNEGHESLIKDIDKNILSNILLKDKQTASPLKIVQYVFMEYVALKEPSILKDCNKIAEFFDIDSFRNALDAIYTNWLNNKADTKLKNILIPYCIFQPEDKLLKLKTQIEEWALNSRGALAAHAVYAIALNASKFALVLVDTMSVKIKNNQVKNAAKDALKKTAKALEISEDELIDKIIPDLDFDKKGMRELHYGGEADRVFKLQIKNDFTIEVTDSNNKVLKSLPAPNSKDDKETADASKKELTLIKKNIKMITSNQITRLNKVLLNGRKWSYKTFTELFVENPIMNIFALKLIWGVYDENNNLIESFRYMEDGSFNTFDEEEYIFEDSLKNKKNITLVHPIELDDEKLSKWKTQLSDYEISQPINQLDLLFEEVKEEHIKNNKIISFEDQEITAGEIMSMANKMSFERSRDIEDGGSYTYYELKDSILNIACRIDFEYMWFGIEANEKVTFKNIAFHRLDENGNCNAEEYINPLEINKRFTSSIYGTVKSYFMK from the coding sequence ATGGAGAATAATATCAGTAATGAAGAACAAATAAGAAATAAGTTTGAAATTATATTCCAATATGAAAATAATAAGAACGCATTTATTGATTATTTTTACGGAAGATCAAACAGCTGCCCTATTTTAAGAAATTATTACGGTTATGAAGCTGAAGATATTTTTAAGTTTTATTTTGATGAAAATACTAAAGAAGAAGATAAAAAAGCTCTGTCAAGATACGCTGAAGCTATAATAAAAGATATATACAAAAATCAAAATGTTCATATAATTTTGAGATTATGCACTGGCGAAGATTTAGAAAAAGCATTAATAGAAAGTTATAATAATACGTATGAAAGAACTATATATGATACAAAATATTCTAAAGCAACTTTGGTTAACAATGAAGCATCTAAATATATACAAATACAAGTCAATAATTTTTATAAGTTTTCAGAATTAGAAGCCTATATGCCTAAAAACTTTAATCAATACTTAGAAAAAGTAAAAAATGACAATAAAATATTATTAAATAAAGAGCCTCATTTATTATTAACTATTTTGGTATACATGATAAATAGAGATGATGATAAAAGCCTCATCAAACAATTATTAAATTATATAGATTCTCTAAAAATCAATGATGAAGAAACTATATCATTACTTTTTAGTATAGTTGATAAAGATGAAGAAGTTTATAAAAGATTAATGAATATTTTAAATAAAGATAATAATATGATTTATTTTCTTGTGAATATATACAAAGATATGACAAGAACTATAAAATTATATAAAAGATTATTTAAAAGCTATTCAGAGGATAAAGGCTATTATTACTACACTCAAAAACTTATACCTGAATATTTAGAAACATGCTCTTTCCCTAAAGAATGTATTTTGTTAAACACAATAGTTAATAATAACACTATTTTTATTTCATATTTAACAGTAGAAGCAAAAAAATTATATGATGAAGACAAAGAAACATTTTATAAACTTTATGAGATAATAGAAAAGTCAAAATTAGAAAATTTATATCTTGATTATGCTATGCTTTCATCAATTATGCTTGCAAACGGTGATAATAAATATAATATAGATACTAATTCCATTGTAGAAACTCTCAAAACAATGTGCGTAGAGTTATTAAAAATTAGAGAGCCTGTATTATTAAAAATGATGGACCCTATTAAAAATTTTGATAATATAATTTCTAAAAGCCTTAAATATGTAAAAGAAGAACCTTATGGTAATCATAGTCATTATTTGTCAGCTATAATGTCCTTTGACGGTATAAATGATGAAGCATCAGAAATCACTACTAAATTATTAAAGCATTACGGAATATACGGTAAAATTTCTATTTATGTTTCTATTCAGGAAATATTCTATAATAGAAATATTTTAGAAGCTAAAGAAAAATTAGTTAATGATAAAAAAGTACCATTAAAAGATATTTATTTATCATTATTAGATTCAAAAGATAATATTATCACACTTATAAAAAACAATGTGGAAGAAACAAAAACTATTATGGAAGAAAAATCATTTATCACTTCTATAACAGCAAATATTAGCGGTACTATATCATTTATTAATTGTATTTTCAATGATGAATTAAAAGAACTTATTGATAATAAATTTGATTTTATTTTCAAAGTTATTGATACAGCAAAATCAAAAGAAATAAAAAAGTATTGTGTATCAGTAATTAATAATAATGAAAGCATTGTAAGAAGCGAAGTAGAAAAATTAGCAAATGAAGGAAAAGACGCATCAAGAACAGTTTATAAAGAAATAATTAAATATTGGGACTTACAAAAGTTTGATGATGATTTCCAATTTACAAGCGTTGAAGAAATAGAATCACATTTAAATAAATACTATAATGAAGGACATGAAAGTTTAATAAAAGATATAGACAAAAATATACTTTCTAATATTTTATTAAAAGACAAACAAACTGCATCACCTTTAAAAATAGTTCAGTATGTGTTTATGGAATATGTCGCATTAAAAGAACCTTCAATATTAAAAGACTGCAACAAGATAGCAGAGTTCTTTGATATTGATTCATTTAGAAATGCACTTGACGCTATATATACAAATTGGCTTAACAACAAAGCGGATACAAAATTAAAAAATATACTTATTCCATATTGTATTTTCCAGCCTGAAGATAAACTATTGAAATTAAAGACACAAATTGAAGAATGGGCATTAAATTCAAGAGGAGCATTAGCAGCACATGCAGTATATGCTATAGCATTAAATGCAAGCAAATTTGCATTGGTGTTAGTTGATACAATGTCTGTAAAAATTAAAAATAATCAAGTAAAAAATGCTGCTAAAGATGCATTAAAAAAGACAGCCAAAGCATTAGAGATTTCAGAAGATGAGCTAATAGACAAAATAATTCCAGATTTAGACTTTGATAAAAAAGGAATGAGAGAACTTCATTATGGAGGAGAAGCTGACAGAGTATTTAAACTTCAAATAAAAAATGATTTCACTATCGAAGTAACAGATTCAAATAATAAAGTTTTAAAATCACTTCCTGCACCAAACAGCAAAGATGATAAAGAAACAGCAGATGCATCCAAAAAAGAATTAACTTTGATAAAGAAAAATATAAAAATGATAACTTCCAATCAAATAACAAGATTAAATAAAGTTTTATTAAACGGAAGAAAATGGTCTTATAAAACTTTTACTGAGCTTTTTGTAGAAAACCCAATAATGAATATATTTGCTTTAAAACTTATATGGGGCGTTTATGATGAAAATAATAATTTAATAGAAAGTTTCAGATACATGGAAGACGGTTCTTTTAATACCTTCGATGAAGAAGAATATATATTTGAAGACAGCCTCAAAAATAAAAAGAATATTACTTTAGTTCATCCAATAGAATTAGACGATGAAAAATTATCAAAATGGAAAACTCAATTAAGCGACTACGAAATATCACAGCCTATAAATCAGCTTGACTTATTATTTGAAGAAGTAAAAGAAGAACACATAAAAAACAATAAAATCATTTCTTTTGAAGATCAGGAAATAACAGCAGGCGAAATAATGTCAATGGCAAATAAAATGTCATTTGAAAGAAGCAGAGATATTGAAGACGGCGGAAGCTATACTTATTATGAATTAAAAGACTCTATATTAAATATTGCATGCCGTATAGATTTTGAATATATGTGGTTTGGAATAGAGGCTAACGAAAAAGTAACATTTAAAAATATTGCTTTCCACAGACTAGATGAAAACGGAAACTGCAATGCAGAAGAATATATAAATCCTTTAGAGATTAACAAAAGATTTACTTCATCAATATATGGAACAGTAAAATCTTATTTTATGAAGTAA
- a CDS encoding DUF2262 domain-containing protein, whose translation MDKEIEDFNKDFDDEILDIAFVLKRSCCKYNKIPWDKYYTLFVSAIALKNIAANVIIENSHIIIHKKVKEPEEYLKILKDETIVRLKVRKEKNNNDLYMRFLLEDIVDNDYKDDDLNIILEKYSKPIYYKDEELGDFELDKSINCFEKNMSWTYNNDISVLFDDIDEELNKKSVDIIKKIFANKKDIDKKLKDYISENMLEDANNWNDDAEKHHISKEDFVKLIALTSITISEDIITFWFDDGDIFWGHSIVVESDYDFNFEDAHIEG comes from the coding sequence ATGGACAAAGAAATTGAAGATTTTAATAAAGATTTTGATGATGAAATTTTAGACATAGCATTCGTACTAAAAAGGTCATGCTGCAAATACAATAAAATACCTTGGGATAAATATTATACTTTATTCGTTTCAGCTATAGCTTTAAAAAATATTGCCGCTAATGTCATTATAGAAAACAGTCATATTATCATTCATAAAAAAGTTAAAGAACCTGAAGAATATTTAAAAATTCTCAAAGATGAAACCATAGTAAGATTAAAGGTGAGAAAAGAAAAAAATAATAATGATTTGTATATGAGATTTTTGCTTGAAGATATAGTTGATAATGATTATAAAGATGATGATTTAAATATTATATTAGAAAAATATTCTAAGCCTATTTATTATAAAGATGAAGAATTAGGAGATTTTGAGCTTGATAAATCTATTAACTGTTTTGAAAAAAATATGTCTTGGACTTATAATAATGATATATCAGTTTTATTTGATGATATTGATGAAGAACTAAATAAAAAAAGTGTTGATATAATAAAGAAAATATTCGCTAATAAAAAAGATATTGACAAAAAACTAAAAGACTATATATCAGAAAACATGCTTGAAGATGCCAACAACTGGAACGATGATGCGGAAAAGCATCATATAAGCAAAGAAGATTTCGTAAAATTAATAGCCTTAACATCTATAACTATAAGTGAAGATATTATAACATTTTGGTTTGATGACGGTGATATTTTCTGGGGACACTCTATAGTAGTAGAAAGCGACTATGATTTTAATTTTGAAGATGCTCATATAGAAGGATAA
- a CDS encoding DUF2262 domain-containing protein produces MDKEIEYFNKNFDEEIFDIAFVLKKQNLSAGKSKGKYYTLLVSAIAYKNIITNEIIENENLLIVKEIEDTKHYFQIFRNKTIVRLKVRKEKDSSGLYMRFLLEDIIDTNYKDNDLNIILEEYSKPVYYKDEELGNFELDKSIDMFSKDIEWNDDNISVLFKNIDEEVNKKSVAIIRKIFTNKKDIDKKLKDYISENMLEDANSWNDDDDKPNINKEDFVKLITLTSINIIYEDNITFYFDDGDIFSGHVIAVDSDYDFNFAEPYIIG; encoded by the coding sequence ATGGACAAAGAAATTGAATATTTTAATAAAAATTTTGATGAAGAAATTTTTGATATAGCATTCGTTTTAAAAAAGCAAAATTTATCAGCTGGTAAGTCAAAAGGAAAATATTATACTCTATTGGTATCTGCAATTGCATATAAAAATATTATCACCAATGAAATTATAGAAAATGAAAATTTACTTATAGTAAAAGAAATTGAAGATACCAAACATTATTTTCAAATATTCAGAAACAAAACAATAGTAAGATTAAAAGTAAGAAAAGAAAAAGATTCATCTGGTTTATATATGAGATTCCTGCTTGAAGATATTATTGATACCAACTATAAAGATAATGATTTAAATATTATATTAGAAGAATATTCTAAGCCTGTTTATTATAAAGATGAAGAATTAGGAAATTTCGAGCTTGATAAGTCTATAGACATGTTTAGTAAAGATATAGAATGGAATGATGATAATATTTCGGTTCTCTTTAAAAATATTGATGAAGAAGTCAATAAAAAAAGTGTTGCTATAATCAGAAAAATATTTACTAATAAAAAAGATATTGACAAAAAACTAAAAGACTATATATCAGAAAACATGCTTGAAGATGCCAACAGCTGGAACGATGATGATGACAAACCTAATATAAACAAAGAAGATTTTGTAAAATTAATAACCTTAACATCTATAAATATTATATACGAAGATAATATAACATTTTATTTTGATGACGGCGATATTTTCTCTGGACATGTAATAGCAGTAGACAGCGACTATGATTTTAATTTTGCAGAGCCTTATATAATAGGATAA
- a CDS encoding phage terminase large subunit, with translation MNIKFNILKPFEKWANTEKRLKISFGGRGGGKSESIARILIAKSFENNGVILCSREIQKSISYSTYPLLISIIKELKLEKFFNIKRNEIINKITNCKFIFLGIRECSIEEIKSIYNVRICFIEEAQTLTQRSYEILEPSIRANKSEIWIAFNPRFETDFIYKTVSQFKLIKKFYTDKNNKEYPYHEYEDNNILITFINYDGNYYFSDILNKSRLSTLKLMPKMYDHIWLGKIKNKQGKIFLYSKLKFYDNNLNDIKEKINSSEHKAVVDPAFGEYNCFTSAIIYTQIGEDIYLIDSGLIRNDSNSTTDESIIKFLSNKNIKKILCESNFAQKELVKRLEKHFEVTPFYVHKNKAERIVNASYLIYDKVYFPKSWQKVPKESDTDKWLKTNDGRGYIALNQLLNFDDSLEGSNIKGNVFSYLDFPDALSSLIQFGTDDIINEENDDKVNLVNAIFGE, from the coding sequence ATGAATATCAAGTTTAATATTTTGAAGCCTTTTGAGAAATGGGCAAATACTGAAAAGAGATTAAAAATATCATTCGGAGGACGAGGAGGCGGAAAAAGCGAATCAATAGCAAGAATATTGATAGCTAAAAGTTTTGAAAATAACGGTGTAATACTATGCTCAAGAGAAATACAAAAATCAATTAGCTATTCAACCTACCCACTTTTAATAAGTATTATAAAAGAATTAAAATTAGAAAAGTTTTTTAATATAAAAAGAAATGAAATCATTAATAAAATTACAAATTGTAAATTTATATTTTTAGGTATTAGAGAATGTTCTATTGAAGAAATTAAATCCATTTATAATGTAAGAATATGTTTTATAGAAGAAGCTCAAACTCTCACACAAAGAAGCTACGAAATATTGGAACCTTCTATAAGAGCAAATAAAAGTGAAATATGGATTGCATTTAACCCTAGATTTGAAACAGACTTTATATATAAAACTGTATCGCAATTTAAATTAATAAAAAAATTCTACACCGATAAAAATAATAAAGAGTATCCATATCATGAATATGAAGATAATAATATATTAATTACATTTATCAATTATGACGGCAATTATTATTTCAGTGATATATTAAATAAATCAAGACTTTCTACTTTAAAACTTATGCCAAAAATGTATGATCATATTTGGCTTGGAAAAATAAAAAATAAACAAGGCAAAATTTTCCTATATTCAAAATTAAAATTCTATGATAATAACTTAAACGATATAAAAGAAAAAATTAATTCATCAGAACATAAAGCTGTAGTAGATCCGGCATTTGGAGAATATAATTGTTTCACTTCAGCTATAATATATACGCAGATAGGAGAAGATATTTATTTAATAGATTCAGGTCTTATAAGAAATGATTCTAACTCTACCACAGATGAAAGCATAATAAAGTTTCTATCAAACAAAAATATAAAAAAAATATTATGCGAAAGTAATTTTGCTCAAAAAGAATTAGTAAAAAGATTAGAAAAACATTTTGAAGTTACTCCGTTTTATGTGCATAAAAATAAGGCAGAGAGAATAGTAAATGCAAGTTATTTGATATATGATAAAGTGTATTTTCCAAAAAGCTGGCAGAAAGTTCCTAAAGAATCTGATACCGATAAATGGCTTAAGACAAATGATGGACGAGGATATATAGCACTTAATCAATTATTAAATTTTGATGATTCACTTGAAGGAAGCAATATAAAAGGAAATGTATTTAGCTATTTAGATTTTCCTGATGCTTTATCTAGTTTAATACAGTTTGGTACAGATGATATTATTAATGAAGAAAATGATGATAAAGTAAATTTAGTTAATGCAATTTTTGGAGAATAG
- a CDS encoding DUF4236 domain-containing protein → MRFRKSIKICKGLKINLSKSGLSATVGGKGLSFNYGKKGGYVNASIPGTGLHTRNKIIGSSKNTYKSYSSKNKSYSSYNSYDDYDSSTLFYLSIKEDSGEIVILNEDRIEITDETIIKKIKRSETYKEKKEELYAKLKDKIDKEETSFIDIYKLTPKVVTEDDIKNNLNNLVKEEYTIEPFIKEELNEDELYNEAINLSKGKIKLWPFWTFSKRKKEFIDNEFNNLKISKIEEELTKEKLHYEEEKNKKLLLDKEFEEEFNNTKKHLNDILFGDDIFVNDTITKIIDDMELPIEFNINFDYNYEEKSVYLDLDLPEIEDIPTKKANYLSSGKLKIKEKSQKELKEDYLKCVCGLAFFFSAYIFNVSTRIENTLVSGYTQRVNKKNGNVEDEYIYSILIERNKMNNINFNNIDTILAFDNFKNIKNFTKTFEAKTIIPANNIEDIMK, encoded by the coding sequence ATGAGATTTAGAAAAAGTATAAAAATATGTAAAGGATTAAAAATTAATCTATCTAAATCAGGATTAAGTGCTACAGTAGGTGGAAAAGGATTATCTTTTAATTATGGTAAAAAAGGTGGCTATGTAAATGCTTCAATTCCAGGTACGGGATTACATACTAGAAATAAAATAATAGGAAGTTCAAAAAATACATATAAATCATATTCTTCTAAAAATAAAAGTTATTCTTCTTATAATAGTTATGATGATTATGATAGTAGTACATTATTTTATTTAAGTATTAAAGAAGATAGCGGAGAAATTGTTATTCTAAATGAAGATAGGATTGAAATCACAGATGAAACTATTATAAAAAAAATTAAAAGGTCTGAAACTTATAAAGAAAAAAAAGAAGAATTATATGCTAAATTAAAAGATAAGATAGATAAAGAAGAAACATCTTTTATTGATATATATAAATTAACGCCTAAAGTTGTAACAGAAGATGATATTAAAAATAATTTAAATAATTTAGTAAAAGAGGAATATACCATTGAACCTTTTATTAAAGAAGAATTAAATGAAGATGAATTATATAATGAAGCCATTAATTTATCAAAAGGTAAAATAAAATTATGGCCATTTTGGACTTTTTCTAAAAGAAAAAAAGAATTTATAGATAATGAATTTAATAATTTAAAAATCTCAAAAATAGAAGAGGAATTAACAAAAGAAAAATTACATTATGAAGAAGAAAAAAATAAGAAATTATTATTAGATAAAGAATTTGAGGAAGAATTTAATAATACAAAAAAACATTTAAATGATATATTATTTGGTGATGATATTTTTGTAAATGATACAATAACAAAAATAATTGATGATATGGAATTACCTATTGAATTCAATATCAATTTTGACTACAACTATGAAGAAAAATCTGTATATTTAGATTTAGATTTACCTGAAATAGAAGATATTCCAACAAAAAAAGCAAACTATTTATCTTCTGGCAAATTAAAAATAAAAGAAAAATCTCAAAAAGAATTAAAAGAAGATTATTTAAAATGTGTATGTGGATTAGCATTTTTCTTTAGTGCATATATATTTAATGTTTCAACAAGAATAGAAAATACATTAGTATCTGGTTACACTCAGAGAGTTAACAAAAAAAATGGTAATGTTGAAGATGAATATATATATTCTATTTTAATAGAAAGAAATAAAATGAACAATATTAATTTTAATAATATTGACACAATATTAGCTTTTGATAATTTTAAAAATATAAAGAACTTCACTAAAACTTTTGAAGCCAAAACTATAATACCAGCAAATAATATTGAAGATATTATGAAGTAG
- a CDS encoding DUF2262 domain-containing protein: protein MDKEIKDFNKDFDDEIFDMAFVLKMSCCKYNKIPWDKYYTLFVSAIALKNIAANVIIENTHIIIHKKVKEPEEYLKILKDESIVKLKVRKEKYPDDFYINFLLEDIVDSNYKDDDLNIILEKYSEIIYYKDEELGDFVLNKDINSFKKEMTWTDSNISIFFDNIDEEFNKQSVDIIKKIFSNKKDIDSKLKECAAESIFKPHNMEREEFIKLISLESISIYSKNCITFYFDNIDGHTILVNSDWDFNFKPITELMFF from the coding sequence ATGGATAAAGAAATTAAAGATTTTAATAAAGATTTTGATGATGAAATTTTTGACATGGCATTCGTACTAAAAATGTCATGCTGCAAATATAATAAAATACCTTGGGACAAATATTATACTTTATTCGTTTCAGCTATAGCTTTAAAAAATATTGCCGCTAATGTCATTATAGAAAACACTCATATTATCATTCATAAAAAAGTTAAAGAACCTGAAGAATATTTAAAAATTCTTAAAGATGAGAGCATAGTAAAATTAAAGGTAAGAAAAGAAAAATATCCTGATGATTTCTATATTAATTTTTTACTTGAAGATATAGTTGATAGTAATTATAAAGATGATGATTTAAATATCATATTGGAAAAATATTCAGAGATTATTTATTATAAAGATGAAGAATTAGGTGATTTTGTGCTTAATAAGGATATAAACAGTTTTAAGAAAGAGATGACTTGGACTGACAGTAATATTTCAATTTTCTTTGATAATATTGATGAAGAGTTTAATAAACAAAGCGTTGATATAATCAAAAAAATATTCTCTAATAAAAAAGATATTGACAGTAAATTAAAAGAGTGTGCTGCAGAAAGTATATTTAAACCTCATAATATGGAAAGAGAAGAATTCATAAAATTAATAAGTTTAGAATCTATAAGTATATATTCCAAAAACTGCATAACATTTTATTTTGATAATATTGACGGACATACAATACTAGTAAATAGTGATTGGGATTTTAATTTTAAACCGATTACTGAACTAATGTTTTTTTAA